In Fibrobacter sp. UWR2, the following are encoded in one genomic region:
- a CDS encoding class I SAM-dependent RNA methyltransferase, with product MLFEQAIAHQIPNYTKESDSAYGETLAPLSYKEELKVKNDAIREFWDVNRLPRNPQPVTASPMPRNYRTTSKRRVDMQPGDLRFNEYDSILEPEEHNAIYRLLFDKLITPPYKPLAYALNWIIIRGTYKYRVVIFNIKKIDAAIVRKLKQIAEILQNSPYHVTAAHAYIDTTESDYYLEAKRPTEGLSFKQLFGPRELTLNLGHFSLKYPATGFSQVNESQIHNLIKAAGRLLSLTREDNFLDLYCGYGLFSFALGEAAKSVLGVEMEGPSIECAKASAKYLKKNYRFVAGKIDENFVQTRLPRPVAGEPEKILLDPPRKGCEPGVIHALAMRKPVRVCHVFCGTDEIPASIKEWERYGFRVKEVQPLDLFPGTPHLETIVMLERK from the coding sequence ATGCTCTTTGAACAAGCCATCGCCCACCAAATCCCCAATTACACGAAAGAATCCGATTCCGCCTACGGCGAAACCCTCGCTCCCCTCAGCTATAAAGAAGAGCTGAAAGTCAAGAACGATGCCATCCGTGAATTCTGGGATGTAAACAGGCTCCCGCGCAACCCGCAGCCGGTAACCGCAAGCCCCATGCCCCGCAACTACCGTACCACCAGCAAGCGGCGCGTCGACATGCAGCCGGGCGACCTGCGCTTCAACGAATACGACAGCATCTTGGAGCCCGAAGAGCACAACGCCATTTACCGCCTGCTGTTCGACAAGCTTATCACGCCGCCGTACAAGCCCCTCGCCTACGCGCTCAACTGGATTATCATCCGCGGCACGTACAAGTACAGGGTCGTGATATTCAATATCAAGAAAATCGATGCCGCGATCGTCCGCAAATTGAAGCAAATTGCCGAAATTTTGCAAAATTCGCCCTATCACGTGACTGCGGCGCACGCCTACATTGACACGACGGAGTCCGATTACTACCTCGAGGCCAAGCGACCGACCGAAGGACTTTCCTTTAAGCAACTCTTTGGCCCGCGCGAACTTACGCTCAATTTAGGGCATTTCAGCCTCAAGTACCCCGCGACCGGCTTCAGCCAGGTGAACGAGAGCCAGATACACAACCTCATCAAGGCCGCTGGCCGCCTGCTTTCGCTTACCCGCGAAGACAACTTCCTCGACCTGTACTGCGGTTACGGGCTCTTCAGCTTTGCGCTGGGCGAAGCCGCAAAATCCGTACTCGGCGTCGAAATGGAAGGCCCTTCCATCGAATGCGCGAAGGCTTCTGCGAAATATCTCAAGAAGAATTACCGCTTTGTCGCAGGCAAGATCGACGAGAACTTCGTGCAGACAAGGCTCCCGCGCCCCGTAGCCGGCGAACCCGAGAAAATCCTGCTTGACCCGCCCCGCAAGGGCTGCGAACCCGGAGTCATCCACGCGCTCGCCATGCGCAAGCCCGTACGCGTCTGCCACGTTTTCTGCGGCACCGACGAGATTCCCGCCTCCATCAAGGAATGGGAACGCTACGGCTTCCGCGTCAAGGAAGTGCAGCCGCTCGACCTGTTTCCAGGCACCCCGCACCTGGAAACCATCGTGATGCTGGAACGCAAATAG
- a CDS encoding MFS transporter, whose amino-acid sequence MTDANTKPALWTRNFTTCAAANFLLFFSFYQLLPILPMFIIEKFQTDNATAGIVISLYTIGALACRPFAGFLVDTLSRKPLYFWTFFAFTLCFIGYKALGLIPLLAVLRFMHGLCFGISTTASNTVAIDALPSSRRGEGIGYFGVSVNLAFATGPMTGMFLYEAFGDTIVFAISIILCIIGLVLVQTLKVAPKEKKPHAPLSLDRFFLTRAIPQFANFIFVGFAYGPVTNYIALYAKELGIGGSGWFYALIAAGLIINRLTTGRLIDRGYLIHLVGTGMTLNIVAYFLLAFSHSPATFFGAAFLIGTSLGLIFPGYQTMCVNLARHDQRGTANSTYLSGWDIGIGIGILAGGSMAEHFGMHQQVFFTCAIALVIADILYFTWTARHYLKYKLEG is encoded by the coding sequence ATGACGGACGCTAACACAAAACCTGCCCTCTGGACGCGGAACTTCACGACCTGCGCCGCAGCGAATTTTTTGCTGTTCTTCAGTTTCTACCAGCTGTTGCCCATCCTCCCGATGTTCATCATCGAGAAGTTCCAGACCGACAACGCGACCGCAGGCATCGTCATCTCGCTCTACACCATCGGCGCGCTCGCCTGCAGGCCCTTCGCGGGCTTCCTCGTAGATACCCTCAGCCGCAAGCCGCTGTACTTCTGGACATTCTTCGCGTTCACCCTGTGCTTTATCGGCTACAAGGCGCTCGGGCTCATCCCGCTCCTCGCGGTGCTCCGTTTTATGCACGGGCTATGCTTCGGAATTTCTACGACAGCAAGTAACACGGTCGCCATCGACGCGCTCCCTTCGAGCCGCCGCGGCGAAGGCATCGGCTACTTCGGCGTCAGCGTGAACCTCGCTTTCGCTACGGGCCCCATGACAGGCATGTTCCTGTACGAAGCCTTCGGCGACACCATCGTATTCGCGATTTCCATAATCCTGTGCATCATCGGCCTCGTCCTGGTGCAGACCCTCAAAGTCGCCCCCAAGGAGAAAAAGCCGCATGCCCCGCTCTCGCTCGACAGATTCTTCCTCACGCGTGCCATCCCGCAGTTCGCGAACTTCATCTTCGTGGGGTTCGCCTACGGGCCAGTAACCAACTACATCGCGCTCTACGCGAAGGAACTCGGCATCGGCGGTTCCGGCTGGTTCTACGCGCTCATCGCCGCAGGGCTTATCATCAACCGCCTCACCACAGGGCGGCTCATCGACAGGGGTTACCTCATCCACCTGGTAGGTACAGGCATGACGCTCAACATCGTCGCCTACTTCCTGCTCGCCTTCAGCCACTCTCCCGCAACCTTCTTCGGGGCAGCATTCCTCATCGGCACGAGCCTCGGGCTAATCTTCCCGGGCTACCAGACCATGTGCGTGAACCTCGCCCGCCACGACCAGCGCGGCACGGCCAACAGCACCTACTTAAGCGGCTGGGACATCGGCATCGGTATCGGCATCCTCGCGGGCGGCTCGATGGCCGAACACTTCGGCATGCACCAGCAGGTATTTTTCACCTGCGCCATCGCGCTTGTAATCGCCGACATCCTGTATTTCACATGGACGGCACGGCACTACCTGAAATATAAACTGGAAGGGTAA
- a CDS encoding nuclease-related domain-containing protein → MQNAAPFMTLERARSTYWLKNNYRPMGELFDCGFLTTSRLEWGAKNAYDPAIKNACTVLLKQKQLSTKRFIEKGHIPKNLDEARAVIWPFSKYTGKIGCTMGELTDNRDITKRDLAYAIEKAWDEQVRVASHIILQSQLGIENERMNEPKGSLKVTANRSFMEKQIEILSFKQGAFWGAFLAICIVILIADLIYMAITGAFPTLVKFIADAKFLGFTFILVIVMLCVFLGNLIIKHTAEKKFDDYGEQIKRHRLGREGEDKVIDVMREYLDGSYHAFRNLILPNKKGDMDIVLVGPQGVFVFEVKTYNGKYENSGDDWFYLQKKKRKRLKNNPTIQVKANAAQLAEYLESDFIRNKEKKWVNGIVIMANADVTCRTERPSVPVWLIQYLAEELGNIPDKQAFSGQAQKEICEKLEKLYKDQ, encoded by the coding sequence ATGCAGAATGCTGCACCTTTTATGACATTAGAAAGAGCTCGCAGTACTTATTGGCTAAAAAATAATTATAGGCCAATGGGTGAATTATTTGACTGTGGTTTTCTGACCACAAGCCGTCTCGAGTGGGGTGCAAAAAATGCCTACGATCCGGCAATTAAGAACGCTTGCACCGTTTTACTAAAACAAAAACAACTTTCAACAAAAAGATTTATTGAAAAAGGGCACATCCCCAAGAACCTCGATGAAGCAAGGGCTGTGATATGGCCGTTCAGCAAATACACTGGAAAAATCGGTTGCACGATGGGTGAGCTAACTGACAACCGTGATATAACAAAGCGGGATTTAGCGTACGCCATAGAAAAAGCATGGGACGAGCAGGTTCGTGTAGCATCGCACATTATTCTTCAATCACAATTAGGCATAGAAAATGAACGAATGAACGAACCAAAGGGCTCACTAAAGGTGACCGCCAATCGAAGTTTCATGGAAAAACAAATTGAAATACTTTCTTTCAAACAAGGAGCGTTTTGGGGAGCATTTTTAGCCATTTGCATAGTCATACTTATTGCAGATCTTATCTATATGGCTATAACAGGAGCATTCCCAACTCTTGTCAAATTTATTGCAGATGCAAAATTTCTGGGATTCACATTCATTCTTGTAATAGTTATGCTTTGTGTCTTCTTAGGCAACCTCATCATAAAACATACTGCAGAAAAAAAATTTGATGACTACGGCGAACAAATCAAAAGGCACAGGCTAGGCCGAGAAGGAGAAGATAAAGTTATCGATGTAATGCGAGAATACCTAGATGGTTCATATCACGCCTTCAGAAACCTAATTTTGCCAAACAAAAAAGGAGATATGGATATTGTTTTGGTTGGCCCTCAAGGCGTTTTCGTATTCGAAGTAAAAACATACAATGGAAAATATGAAAATTCAGGGGACGATTGGTTTTATTTGCAAAAAAAGAAAAGGAAGAGATTGAAGAATAATCCGACCATTCAGGTTAAAGCAAATGCCGCTCAACTTGCTGAATATCTTGAATCAGATTTTATACGCAATAAAGAAAAAAAATGGGTGAATGGAATTGTAATTATGGCTAACGCGGATGTTACTTGTCGTACAGAACGCCCGAGCGTTCCCGTATGGCTTATTCAATATTTAGCAGAAGAATTAGGCAACATTCCTGATAAGCAAGCTTTCTCTGGGCAAGCACAAAAAGAGATTTGTGAGAAGCTAGAAAAATTATATAAGGACCAATAA
- a CDS encoding glycoside hydrolase family 2 TIM barrel-domain containing protein, with product MNKVVSTMGLIGLFACATAFAQSGPNDEWNGKPRIFGVNRLNPHVTSMPYTTVEEAVKGDRHASEWYQTLSGKWKFYHVEKPSQRNNDFYKDNYDVSGWDEIPVPSSWQLLGYDHPIYTNVVYPWAQNNRVSAPYAPTDFNPVGHYRRTFTVPEKWNGKRIRLHFEGVESAYYVWVNGNYVGYSEDTFTGHEFDINKYLRKGENNISVQVFRWCDGSWLEDQDFIRLSGIMRDVYIYAVPEVHIQDFQIDATLTNNYTDGLLKTTAWIYNSTGSSSGEFTVELSLYNDAGAEVIAPSAQKVSGIGANGGEKSVHFELPLTKPNRWSAETPYLYTAVLTIKDNAGKIIQVESNKIGFRKIEIKKENGAPRLLVNGMPVKFHGVNRHELDPDNGRAVNCERMEQDIILMKKFNINALRMSHYPNNPVMYDLCDKYGIYVIDEANVESHGANGDLPKSSDDWRAPVVDRLNSMVQRDKNHPCIILWSLGNEAGNGNVFASERQRAHEIDSTRYVHYEGDNNNADVTSQMYWGYDYINGYNDGNKPVMLCEYEHAMGNSVGDLQEYMDAFYRNPRAFGGFIWDFIDQGLHHKGTPYWEFGGMWGDWQNDDNFCANGLVFPDRAIQPEMWEVKYQYSQIRVKNVDAAKGKVEIESRYLYKNLGDFLDAFWELKENGKVIKSGKLDGSQMNIGPLQKKEVSIEMPKIETTIGAEYHLDIDFRLKKDELWAKAGHSVAHEQFGINLGQLWSTEVDISTMDGARVSRVSGVVIEGTDFKVTFDDKNGTLASYVLDGDTIIKNGGIPNFWRAPTDNDKGFNMERGHGEWRKASKNRNVSSEVKEVSPQETQVTFNFGFPDVGSSKMKMTYTVYGSGDIVVEYTFNPDGSKSYIPNVGTLFTVPEGYEKVRWFGRGPDENYMGRNRGSFMGLFSTLADSMTVKYMEIGETGQRTDVKWATLTNEKTGKGLMVVGNPRMEFSAQHYTPEQLTDVKLPWELKRNKDITLRVDLHQMGLGGINSWGAEPLDAYRLNANREYSHKFRIAPIRKQLNDPTEYSLLGFKNFGWNDLPAEPYGQKEIEAIYENQPDTDVTVAVKETQPLVFRIPEMGSNYSVFDMQGRFVAKFMTRGVEDLHALTKNAVKHAGTYLVRSKAGQTFRINVK from the coding sequence ATGAACAAAGTTGTTTCTACGATGGGCCTTATCGGCCTTTTTGCCTGTGCTACTGCATTTGCGCAGAGCGGCCCGAACGACGAATGGAACGGCAAACCGCGCATTTTCGGTGTAAACCGTCTTAACCCGCACGTGACCTCGATGCCCTACACTACGGTGGAAGAGGCCGTGAAGGGCGACCGTCATGCATCCGAATGGTACCAGACGCTCTCCGGCAAGTGGAAATTCTACCACGTCGAAAAACCGAGCCAGCGCAACAACGACTTCTACAAGGACAACTACGATGTTTCCGGCTGGGACGAAATCCCGGTTCCGTCTTCCTGGCAGCTGCTTGGCTACGACCATCCGATTTATACGAACGTGGTTTACCCGTGGGCGCAGAACAACCGCGTGTCCGCACCGTACGCGCCGACGGATTTCAACCCGGTGGGCCACTACCGCCGTACCTTCACTGTTCCCGAAAAGTGGAACGGCAAGCGCATCCGCCTGCACTTTGAAGGCGTAGAATCTGCTTATTACGTCTGGGTGAACGGCAACTACGTGGGATATTCCGAAGACACCTTCACGGGTCACGAATTTGACATCAACAAGTACCTGCGCAAGGGCGAGAACAACATCTCCGTGCAGGTGTTCCGCTGGTGCGACGGTTCCTGGCTCGAAGACCAGGACTTCATCCGCCTTTCGGGCATTATGCGCGACGTGTACATCTACGCTGTTCCCGAAGTGCATATTCAGGATTTCCAGATTGACGCAACCCTTACGAATAACTATACCGATGGTCTCCTGAAGACAACCGCCTGGATCTACAACTCTACGGGTTCCTCTTCGGGTGAATTCACCGTCGAACTTTCGCTTTACAACGATGCCGGCGCCGAAGTGATTGCTCCCAGCGCGCAGAAGGTTTCGGGCATCGGTGCGAATGGTGGCGAAAAGAGCGTGCATTTTGAACTCCCGCTCACCAAGCCGAATCGTTGGTCTGCAGAAACCCCGTACCTCTACACGGCCGTGCTCACCATCAAGGACAATGCCGGCAAGATTATCCAGGTCGAAAGCAACAAAATCGGTTTCCGCAAGATTGAAATCAAGAAGGAAAATGGTGCTCCGCGCCTGCTGGTGAATGGCATGCCGGTCAAGTTCCACGGTGTGAACCGCCACGAACTCGACCCGGATAACGGCCGCGCGGTGAACTGCGAACGCATGGAACAGGACATCATCCTGATGAAGAAATTCAATATCAATGCGCTCCGCATGTCGCACTACCCGAACAACCCGGTAATGTACGATCTTTGCGATAAGTACGGCATTTATGTGATTGACGAGGCGAACGTCGAAAGCCATGGCGCAAACGGCGACTTGCCCAAGAGCAGTGACGACTGGCGCGCTCCGGTGGTGGACCGCCTGAACAGCATGGTGCAGCGCGACAAGAACCACCCCTGCATTATCCTCTGGTCTTTAGGTAACGAAGCGGGCAACGGCAACGTGTTTGCCTCCGAACGCCAGCGTGCTCATGAAATTGACTCCACCCGCTACGTGCATTACGAAGGCGATAACAACAATGCCGACGTGACGAGCCAGATGTACTGGGGTTACGACTACATCAACGGCTACAACGATGGCAACAAACCCGTGATGCTCTGCGAATACGAACATGCTATGGGCAACTCCGTGGGCGATTTGCAGGAATACATGGACGCCTTCTACCGCAATCCGCGCGCCTTCGGTGGATTCATCTGGGACTTTATTGACCAGGGCCTGCACCACAAGGGCACTCCGTACTGGGAATTCGGCGGTATGTGGGGTGACTGGCAGAACGATGACAACTTCTGTGCGAACGGCCTCGTGTTCCCCGACCGTGCGATTCAGCCGGAAATGTGGGAAGTCAAGTATCAGTACAGCCAGATTCGCGTGAAGAACGTGGATGCCGCCAAGGGCAAGGTTGAAATCGAGAGCCGTTACCTCTACAAGAATCTCGGCGACTTCCTCGATGCCTTCTGGGAACTCAAGGAAAACGGCAAGGTTATCAAGAGCGGTAAGCTGGATGGTTCGCAGATGAATATCGGACCCCTCCAGAAGAAGGAAGTTTCTATCGAAATGCCGAAAATCGAGACGACCATCGGCGCCGAATACCACCTGGATATCGATTTCCGCCTGAAGAAGGATGAACTCTGGGCGAAGGCAGGCCACAGCGTGGCTCACGAACAGTTCGGTATCAACTTGGGCCAGCTCTGGTCTACCGAAGTGGATATCAGCACCATGGACGGCGCCAGGGTTTCCCGTGTCAGCGGTGTTGTCATCGAAGGTACGGATTTCAAGGTCACCTTCGACGACAAGAACGGAACGCTTGCCAGCTACGTTTTGGATGGCGATACCATCATCAAGAACGGCGGTATTCCGAACTTCTGGCGCGCCCCGACCGACAACGACAAGGGCTTCAATATGGAACGCGGCCACGGCGAATGGCGCAAGGCGAGCAAGAACCGTAATGTGTCCTCCGAAGTCAAGGAAGTTTCTCCGCAAGAGACCCAGGTGACATTCAACTTCGGTTTCCCGGATGTGGGCAGTTCCAAGATGAAGATGACTTACACCGTTTACGGCAGTGGCGATATCGTTGTGGAATACACGTTCAATCCGGATGGCTCCAAGAGCTATATCCCGAACGTAGGTACTCTCTTCACGGTTCCTGAAGGTTACGAAAAGGTCCGCTGGTTTGGCCGTGGTCCCGACGAGAACTACATGGGCCGCAACCGCGGAAGTTTCATGGGCCTCTTCTCTACGCTTGCAGATTCCATGACGGTCAAGTATATGGAAATTGGCGAAACGGGCCAGCGCACCGACGTGAAGTGGGCGACGCTCACGAACGAGAAGACCGGCAAGGGCCTCATGGTCGTGGGTAACCCGCGCATGGAATTCAGTGCACAGCACTACACTCCGGAACAGCTTACCGACGTGAAGCTCCCGTGGGAACTCAAGCGCAACAAGGATATCACGCTCCGTGTAGACCTGCATCAGATGGGTCTCGGCGGTATCAACTCCTGGGGTGCCGAACCGCTTGATGCCTACCGCCTGAATGCGAACCGCGAATACTCTCACAAGTTCCGCATCGCTCCGATCCGCAAGCAGTTGAATGACCCGACGGAATACTCGCTGCTCGGCTTCAAGAACTTCGGCTGGAACGATTTGCCGGCGGAACCCTATGGCCAGAAGGAAATTGAGGCTATTTACGAGAACCAGCCCGATACCGACGTCACCGTTGCGGTAAAGGAAACGCAGCCTCTTGTCTTCAGGATTCCTGAAATGGGAAGCAACTATAGCGTGTTCGACATGCAAGGCCGTTTCGTGGCGAAGTTCATGACCCGCGGTGTTGAAGACCTGCACGCGCTCACCAAGAATGCCGTCAAGCATGCGGGCACTTACTTGGTGCGTTCCAAGGCAGGGCAGACGTTCCGCATAAACGTCAAGTAA
- a CDS encoding esterase: protein MKSMMLKGLIMVSAFAFMSCDESTIAAPGPETGMNPESSAALGPESSAAVDLESSTSVNPQSSTGVGPESSTIAAPESSETVNPASSETVPPASSETVTPASSSSEVANPQSSSSETVVSSSSEEVKPAGIFLTEGTDEDKNYLEVEYIRNTADNGGGVLCYPKQLSNDKKHGVILWGPGGGSSPNDYEGIIRRLASHGFVVVATSESPDGTNRGIPALNWLSKKNETQGDVLFGKLDMTKVGASGHSMGGLQSEKMLINDDRVITAVLNNSGAFNHAELANVSTSKTAAIVYGEGGMERPNAEGDYNNNNVKAPACLLKMTGGQGNECYNGECGWGHGSGPWGGMAATVAWMRWHLGGEDWRKKDFVGTSGKYIDGAINGQPGKWKGQCKNF from the coding sequence ATGAAATCCATGATGTTGAAGGGTTTGATTATGGTGAGTGCCTTCGCATTCATGAGTTGTGATGAAAGTACTATTGCCGCACCAGGGCCAGAAACGGGAATGAATCCTGAATCCAGCGCTGCGCTCGGCCCGGAGTCCAGTGCGGCTGTTGACTTGGAATCTAGCACGTCCGTCAATCCGCAGTCCAGCACTGGCGTGGGCCCGGAATCCAGCACAATTGCTGCTCCCGAGTCCAGCGAGACAGTCAATCCGGCTAGTTCCGAGACGGTCCCCCCTGCTTCTAGCGAAACGGTGACGCCGGCCTCTAGCTCCAGCGAAGTCGCAAATCCGCAGTCCTCTTCTAGCGAAACGGTCGTTTCTTCTTCCAGCGAAGAAGTGAAGCCGGCCGGCATCTTCCTTACCGAAGGCACGGACGAAGACAAGAACTACCTCGAAGTTGAATATATCAGGAATACTGCCGATAACGGCGGTGGCGTCCTCTGCTACCCGAAGCAGCTTTCTAACGACAAGAAGCACGGCGTTATCCTTTGGGGCCCCGGCGGCGGTTCCAGCCCGAACGACTACGAAGGCATCATTCGCCGTCTTGCTTCTCACGGCTTCGTCGTGGTTGCTACGAGCGAATCTCCGGATGGCACGAACCGTGGCATTCCTGCACTCAACTGGCTCTCCAAGAAGAACGAAACCCAGGGCGACGTGCTGTTTGGCAAGCTCGACATGACCAAGGTGGGTGCAAGCGGCCACTCCATGGGCGGTCTCCAGTCCGAAAAGATGCTCATTAACGACGATCGCGTGATTACTGCGGTGCTCAACAACAGCGGTGCATTCAACCATGCGGAACTGGCCAACGTCTCTACTTCCAAGACTGCTGCAATCGTTTACGGTGAAGGCGGTATGGAACGCCCGAACGCCGAAGGCGACTACAACAACAATAACGTCAAGGCTCCGGCTTGCCTCCTCAAGATGACCGGCGGTCAGGGCAATGAATGCTACAACGGCGAATGTGGCTGGGGCCACGGTTCGGGCCCGTGGGGCGGCATGGCTGCTACGGTTGCCTGGATGCGTTGGCACCTCGGTGGCGAAGACTGGCGCAAGAAGGACTTTGTCGGCACTAGCGGCAAGTACATCGATGGCGCAATTAATGGTCAGCCGGGCAAGTGGAAAGGCCAGTGCAAGAATTTCTAG
- a CDS encoding GGDEF domain-containing protein produces MSTYVFYAYISVGCACILTVLLYSINRLPTPQLKFTLFRKLVLWHIAYFVSDALWALVNDGVIPKNIVTVLAVNYSNAIIAAVLFYSCFIYAEMSTRPDMTRAQISSLQAKLRIPIFVEMVVLLVSFAVAPSFWLDENLEPCDLYYFILSFLPFIYIISVTIRGVARGLKPQNRKNLKTYLIIASYTPGCIVAAGAQIFFSLTTPIFCFWCTLILLFVFLNSLNKLISTDPLTSLNNRNQLRRYLQLQRGAKNLHVIMVDVDHFKRINDTYGHIEGDRALMLVSRALKKACGRMDISIFLCRYGGDEFMLLAKTESPQEVIDQVRDCLKEEIANREGPHSYRIAASMGYARWDGDISSFKDCVASADQKMYEDKRSAA; encoded by the coding sequence ATGAGTACTTATGTCTTTTATGCCTATATCAGCGTCGGGTGTGCGTGCATCTTGACAGTCCTGCTATATAGCATCAATAGACTACCGACTCCGCAGCTGAAGTTTACGCTGTTCCGCAAACTGGTGCTTTGGCATATCGCTTATTTTGTGAGCGATGCTCTGTGGGCTCTGGTGAATGACGGCGTTATTCCGAAAAATATCGTCACTGTTCTTGCTGTAAATTATTCGAATGCAATTATTGCGGCGGTCCTGTTTTACAGTTGTTTTATCTATGCCGAAATGAGCACGCGTCCAGATATGACTCGTGCACAAATCAGTTCCTTGCAGGCGAAATTGCGCATTCCGATTTTTGTAGAAATGGTGGTGTTGCTTGTTTCGTTCGCTGTAGCGCCTAGTTTTTGGCTTGACGAAAATCTGGAGCCCTGCGACTTGTATTATTTCATCTTGTCGTTCCTTCCGTTTATCTATATAATTTCGGTGACAATCCGAGGTGTCGCGCGTGGGCTTAAACCGCAAAACCGGAAGAATCTGAAGACGTACCTGATTATTGCGAGCTATACTCCGGGCTGTATCGTTGCGGCCGGGGCCCAGATTTTCTTCTCGCTGACGACTCCGATTTTCTGCTTCTGGTGTACACTGATACTCCTGTTTGTTTTCTTGAATTCGCTAAACAAATTGATTTCGACCGACCCGCTGACATCGCTCAACAATCGTAACCAGCTGCGACGCTACCTGCAGTTACAGCGCGGAGCCAAGAACCTGCATGTGATTATGGTGGATGTGGACCACTTCAAGAGGATTAACGATACCTACGGGCACATCGAGGGCGACAGGGCGCTGATGCTGGTCTCGCGAGCGCTGAAGAAGGCCTGTGGCCGCATGGATATCTCGATTTTCCTGTGTCGCTACGGTGGTGACGAGTTCATGCTGCTGGCGAAGACGGAATCGCCGCAGGAAGTCATCGACCAAGTCAGGGATTGCCTGAAAGAGGAAATCGCTAACCGCGAAGGCCCGCATTCCTATAGGATTGCAGCGAGCATGGGCTACGCCAGGTGGGATGGCGATATCTCGAGTTTCAAGGACTGCGTGGCAAGCGCAGACCAGAAGATGTACGAAGACAAGCGCTCCGCCGCTTAA